A segment of the Anopheles cruzii chromosome 2, idAnoCruzAS_RS32_06, whole genome shotgun sequence genome:
CGGGTGCTACGGATACTACGGCTATTTCGTCAGCCCCAACGGCACCGTGCTGGACGTGCACTGTATGAAGCTGTACCCGACCTGGATGAACGATCTGCGGTCGCACCTGAGCGGGTTCCGTGTGAAGGAACTCTTCCTGCCGGGGACGCACGATTCAGCGTCTTACAAGCACAACTTTGATCCGCAGTTCCAGGAGAACATCGTCAGCAAGTACGCCCTGACGCAGGACGACGACATACGgtcgcagctgctgctgggcgtcCGGTACATCGATTTGCGCGTCGGGTACTACAAATCGGACCGCGATCAGTTCTGGGCGAACCATGGCATTTCGCGGATGCACCCGTTGGCCCAGGATCTGGAGCAGATCCGACGGTACGCGCTCGAGACGAAGGAGATCATCGTGGTGGACGTGCAAGAGTTCCCGGTGGGCTTCGGAAAGGGCTACGATGTGCACCTCAAGCTGATCGACTATCTGCAGCGTGCGCTGGGCGACGTGATGGCGGCCCCGGGTGCCGGTTGGTCGCGGACGCTGGGTGAAATCTGGGCCGGCGGCAaaacggtgctgctggcgtaCGACAACGAGTTTGCGGCCCGGGCCTTTCCGGAGGTGCTGTGGCGTTCGGTCCAGCAGCGCTGGGGTAACGTGCAGAAGGTGAACGATCTCAAAAACTACCTCTTCAAGGTGCACCATCCGTTGGCATTGTAAGTACAGCCTTCCCGGGGGGTTGGGGTCTTCACGCAGGTTGCTTCAACTCTCGATCTCGTTACAGCCGGGAGTACTCctaccgaccggtggccgacaTGGCCGAGCTGACGCCCGACCCGTGGGGCGTCATCACGGACCGGTACGGCGGGCTGCGCAAGATGGCCGACTCCGTGAATCGGTTCGTCACCAAGTGGTACTTCGAGGATCTCGGCCCCACGGCCAACGTGGTCGCGGTGGACTTCCTGCGCGGCACCAGCATTGTGGACGCGGCGATATACTGGAACCTGAAGCGCGTACCGAGCGTTCAATAAAACCTTCCCGCTCTAATTACTGTCTAGTGACGGAGCGCGCCGGCATTATCGTTAATTAAGCATTAATTACAGTGCTTAAAATAGCACCGGAAATCGATCGGCCGCTGGGTGCCAAACGCGTTACGCTCCGAAGTGGGTCGCGACCGACCCAGCGCAGGTGATCGACGTTCGGACGCGGAACTGGCTGCCCCTTTTTGGGCTGCCCGACTGGAAGGCTTCATTTCGTTTtatggaccaccaccaggccaTCAACCTACATTTGTCCGGACGTGTCTAACAACGCACGTCCGACCGGCGGCCATCTCCCATCGGTTCCTTTCCCTTGGGCCTCTGAGGCCCCGAGGGCTCGCTGGCAGCCGGCGGAAGCACTTATTCGCCGGATGCTGCACTCAATGGATCCGAATTAATGAGCTTATCGCAACGATAATGTGCATTGGGAGTGGATTGGGAACGACGGGCGGCCCAGCGAACCCCGAAACCCGGATCGTTGTTTAGGATAACTTTTCATTTCCAATTTGCCGAACTCGTTCGCAAGCAACAAGCGGACGGTGTGTCAGGAGGGGTTTATGGTTTACGATCCGGCGCGCTTTGGCCCCCCGGTGGGGTCCCTTTCCCACGGCAATCGTTTCTCGTTAATGTTTAACGACGATAACGCTGCAGTATTCCTCACCGTGACTTTCGGCGAAAGCAAGGAGGGAACCTGGAACTACGGTGGTTGCGTCGGTTGCCGCCGGTGCGGCTTTTGGAATCGCTGCAACCGGAGAATCGGGCAGAGGCCCAACAACCCTTCTCTTCGCACACCGTTCCAAATTtccgaaaatcaattttcggAGGCAACTTCATTACACCGACCACCGTCCATCGTCGTCTGCGGTGCGCGCATTCTAAAAAAAGGGATCGCCATTTTTGGTGGGCCGCTTTTGCTCCCGTTCTTCGGCTGCCCGGGGGCTgtcttaatttattttccaccagcgcgagggcaaaaaaggggccaccgGAAAATCCATGAATCTTTTTAACGTTAGAATAAGTTAAAAGCAATATGCGAAGCGTACGAACACGGACGAACGCCATCCGCGGAACGTGTTACGGCTCGATTCATTCAGCTCGCGGGAACGCGGGCTCCCGGGCAggctttcctttttccgaTACGTTTAATCAGCGTGGCAATGTTGCGGCCATTTTCCGCCGATGCTGCTAATTAGATTGGGTTGTGCgcgagaaaaacgaaacgggtGAAAAAATGGTCCCTCGCGAGCAAGGGATTATTGTCGGTTTCGGGAATATTTATCGACAGAAAGGAACCTGAAAGGGCTGCCTGAGGTCGCCTCAAATGGGCGCTCAGTAAAAAGGTCGTTGCGGAGCAAAACTGTCCTGTCCGTAGATGATTGATGATGGTTCGGGTCGctgaaaaatattatttttaacaaatcACACAGCCGCGGAGCACGGAGCAGGGATTGGAAAAGATAGAAAATTCTTTCCTAAACATGAACCGATGGCCTCCACGAAGCCGTGGGGAATAACCTCGGAATGCCTCCGAGGCCTGTGGTGGTGGAGAGGTGACCCACTTCCGTTCCACTTTTCcggcggagcataaatttcaGTGCATTCCtggagggcgcgcgcgagccAACGAAgcgaacagcagcaccatttTTCACTCCGTTGGCCACGCAAACACAATCGGTTCATTTCTAGCGTCCCGACCGGGATTCAAGGACCCGGTCTACCAaacaatgtgtgtgtttggccgcCCACGGGGCGGCGAAACACAATCGACCGTCGGGAGGTTGTGCAGAATTGTGCAGTCTCGCGGCTACCGTTGCGTATGGCCCGCGGTCTACGCGCACCGGAAATGACCCAAAATGGCTCCCATAACCGGTTCGGGTGTGCTGCTGggtggaaaacgaaaatagtattccccccgggggaaatcGGGACACGGGCCGCAAGGTCAGCGAAAGGCTTTTCAGGTGCAGTGTGCCCGACACGAGTGGTTAGTCGGCCGgaaacacacaccgccaccgggagGCTTTCGCATTAATTTACGGCGCCGACCTCTCGCATTGACCCCCCAatcggttgttgctgtttggcCGTCACAAATGACACAACAGGCAGGCTGGCCTGGGACGAAAAAGATAAAATGTTGGATCGTAGCAAACATTGGCTTGCTTTGTGGCAATAATTAATCATCGTCTAATCTGCCACTTAATAAGAGCTGCTGCGTCCGTATCCTTGGCAACGGGCAATCAAGTCAGCGGCGGAAGTTTATGGAGCCGCCCCGCATCACGCGTGTCCGGAAGAGAACAAAATGAGCCACTCCGGAGTCGCCGGAGTGGCGGTAAAAGTGAAAGCGACCCTTATCCCGCCCGAAAAAGTGTACTGCGTTAGTGAAGTAACTCAGAGCATTCCACTAATGACCGATTACAGTTTCGGGGAACGACTTCCGGCTGCTGGACCGCATCGTTGGCCGCGCGTGTGGGAAAGAACAACCAACGGGCCTTGGTTCTCGGGAGATAGTTATTTTCTTTGCCGTAACCATTATCCCGGGCTGCTGGTGCGCATGTTGCCCCGACGGTCGCTTGTTTCGCTCAAATTTAATAACCCAAAGGACACCGCAGTAACGCAACAACACCAAGCAGAAGTTGCTTTTTCAACAATAAACGGGCTTTTCTCCGGACTCCGTCGGGCTTAGGACGCATCGCCGCGGCTCCAGCTGCGAACTCTTGCAACAATATTCAACTTCCAAGTTCCGCGGAGGGCTCTAAAACATCATGCTCCCCGGGAATTACGCCAGCGGAAGGCGTAACCCGAATATTGCTGTTTTCCCCCGGCCACAGCCACGGGGCCCGTGGAATGTTTCTCATTTTACTTCCATTTCATCATCGCCAATCCGGGGGCTGAAGCAAATGGCGAAAGAAAGCGGTCTgcccaacgcacacaccagTCCGCCGGAAAAGTCCGAGGCCTTTGTGTAGCCAAGGAGGAGCAGGAGGTGTCGGTGGCCCCGGTtcatttgcaaacaaatccgcccgtccgtccgttcgtccgacGGGCTTTTCGGAAAGAAACCCAACTGGTGacgttgaaatgaaaattattatTCCCGCCGCCGGTCCCCGGGAAGCTACTTAGGGGGAAGTATGGCGCACTGTGTCCCgtcgcccacacacacacacatctctTCTCCAAAACCGACCGTTCTTTTGTTCATTTACGCGTTTCCACCATTAACCACCCACCAACCCACAATCCGCCCCGCAGACCGCCGCGTATCTGACATGGGAGTTTATGTTTTCCGTGGCCGGTCCGGCGTCTCGCCTCCCGTATTGGATGTTACGCTGAAAATGTTGGCCTCACGAGGCACACAGGCGCGCGTCCTTTGGCCGTGTTTGTTTTCACATACAGTCGTGTACGAACCGGGGAAAATGTTGCTGcaggcggccaccggaacgacgctgctgctgttagCTCCCACAGGTCGGCCCGTAGCGCTAAAAGCTGAAATTGTGGCCTCGAGGTCGCTTTGTTTGTGCGGCCATTTGCGCAC
Coding sequences within it:
- the LOC128268976 gene encoding uncharacterized protein LOC128268976; amino-acid sequence: MSYVYARHNNSSRRLAKGLLVLATVLQTVTTACQAQRVGDREYKPEMADLYITVNARTRTLELAWRNFDDLSNYILLAERYPVPAFQPRYYYYTRPPGASTSPGPPPGDDAATGSSSTPEVTTGGGSIVNDGSTTENSASSAGPSDESGELEVEWDYDFRDEHGVRKKEVLFSVQPIFANGWTRTDIKFNYDLMKEANTTTGCYGYYGYFVSPNGTVLDVHCMKLYPTWMNDLRSHLSGFRVKELFLPGTHDSASYKHNFDPQFQENIVSKYALTQDDDIRSQLLLGVRYIDLRVGYYKSDRDQFWANHGISRMHPLAQDLEQIRRYALETKEIIVVDVQEFPVGFGKGYDVHLKLIDYLQRALGDVMAAPGAGWSRTLGEIWAGGKTVLLAYDNEFAARAFPEVLWRSVQQRWGNVQKVNDLKNYLFKVHHPLAFREYSYRPVADMAELTPDPWGVITDRYGGLRKMADSVNRFVTKWYFEDLGPTANVVAVDFLRGTSIVDAAIYWNLKRVPSVQ